The following coding sequences are from one Labeo rohita strain BAU-BD-2019 unplaced genomic scaffold, IGBB_LRoh.1.0 scaffold_793, whole genome shotgun sequence window:
- the LOC127161990 gene encoding retrovirus-related Pol polyprotein from transposon 412 — MLGSGQSEKKDHLIGQCPVVDVEIHGVKTSCLIDTGSQVTTLTESYFKKHFETGGPTMYPPIQRFNLVAANGLVIPYIGYIEVDLIICGKVIPKRGVLIVKDSNGSSYPGLIGMNVIKECRKFLMTQSGDGCLGVESDVQVKVWNQMFSVCEDLLNFVDESGQISAIYWPQGKRKIIPAQSEVVIEACARIRPDRKDYVGLVEPCQDEVLPGQLLVARSLSTVSNGRVMVRILNLSPVPVTLFQRCRLGQISDVELCPSTLQGNVELRPLDNETVEVGVRQNRVQDVRQEQMPWPVAVSLDPLQFSTKQQEMISDLLSKHQKVFSKHDEDYGHTDRVLHVIPTGDAAPIRDRYNRIPPKLYQEVRGLLNNMLDNGIIQESYSPWAAPVVLVRKKDGTLRFCVDYRRLNSVTHKDSYPLPRIEESLASLKKSRVFSTLDLAHGYWQVGVHPADKEKTAFVTPMGLYEFNRMPMGLCNAPGTFQRLVESCLGDQNFETLLLYLDDIIVFSPSFEAHIAHLDLVFSRLGDFGLKVKLSKCSLFQSQVHYLGHVIAEGGVSPDPEKLRAVEAWVTPQNITQLRAFLGLAGYYRRFIKDFARIAAPLNSMLWGTSKRRNRLARGKTDCWAWGELQDIAFKKLKESLLEAPILAYADFELPFLLYTDASQTGLGAVLAQVQEGKERVISYASRSLRPTERNDKNYSSFKLELLALKWAIVEKFREYLAVSPFTVFTDNNPLAHLNTANLGAVEQRWAAQLAGFQFEVRYRPGRTNGNADALSRWPVSESSAGPTEDGAVPCGGVGYVASEVVRACVHAFVPVTENVEEGHKFETVVHTNQGDQVGPSLLVEWKRAQRTDPAVSRLWVYMDRGRGPTPRERAAEDRSTQVLLRQWARLCVDQGLLCREVCDSKTFDKLKQIVVPQCLQMQVLEWVHDHAGHLGAEKTLSLARRRFFWPRLAQGVEKWCLQCVRCNLHKTPANKVSAPLVSIQSEYPLQIVSVDFLSLEAARSGMCSILVMVDHFTRYAVAVPTADQTAVTTARVLWKHFIQPFGGFDQLHSDQGPNFESRVIKELCSLYNINKSHTTPYHPAGNGQCERFNRTLLSMLGTLKDDQKEDWDQYVAELVQAYNNTSHPSTGYAPYFLMFGRHAKLPLDVMLGRGDGFLGTVDSWVHYHHKRLVTAYDRARKQIQKAQFNQKKGFDRKVKGEPLLTGQRVMVLNRRARGQGKLDDKWERSVYVVIAQPNLDIPVYVVKKEGVDGEERVLHRNMLSPCKFDIALPLEGKSVEVLPSDSDVNPVNSNCCMYPLVGGCFTGPPASTQRDGGVTSNMDIAEETLQTASRECPSSLLAPQTEYLRRSTRATKGLLPLRYRM, encoded by the coding sequence ATGTTAGGTAGTGGCCAATCAGAAAAGAAAGATCATTTAATAGGACAATGTCCAGTTGTGGATGTAGAGATACATGGGGTCAAAACATCTTGTTTGATTGATACAGGCTCACAGGTAACGACACTGACagaaagttattttaagaaacattttgagACTGGGGGGCCAACAATGTATCCACCTATTCAAAGGTTTAATTTGGTAGCTGCGAATGGGTTAGTGATTCCCTATATTGGGTATATTGAGGTGGATTTAATTATATGTGGCAAAGTAATACCAAAAAGGGGAGTGCTTATTGTCAAAGACTCAAATGGGTCATCATATCCAGGATTGATTGGAATGAATGTAATTAAAGAGTGTCGGAAATTTTTGATGACACAGTCTGGAGATGGTTGTTTAGGGGTAGAAAGTGACGTACAAGTGAAGGTGTGGAATCAAATGTTTTCTGTGTGTGAGGACTTGTTAAACTTTGTTGATGAGTCAGGACAGATAAGCGCTATTTATTGGCCGCAGGGAAAACGAAAAATAATACCAGCACAGTCAGAGGTGGTGATTGAGGCATGTGCACGTATTCGGCCTGATAGAAAGGATTATGTGGGCTTGGTAGAACCATGTCAAGATGAGGTATTGCCAGGACAGTTATTGGTAGCTCGGTCGTTGAGCACAGTTTCAAATGGTAGAGTTATGGTTAGAATTTTAAACCTCTCCCCAGTTCCGGTGACACTTTTTCAGCGTTGTCGTTTAGGCCAGATTTCTGATGTTGAGTTGTGTCCATCAACATTGCAAGGAAATGTAGAATTAAGACCACTGGATAATGAGACTGTGGAGGTGGGGGTGAGGCAAAATAGAGTGCAGGATGTAAGACAAGAACAGATGCCCTGGCCTGTGGCTGTTTCTTTAGATCCGCTGCAATTTAGTACTAAACAACAAGAAATGATTTCTGATTTGTTATCTAAACATCAGAAGGTTTTCTCAAAACATGATGAGGATTATGGGCATACGGATAGGGTTTTACATGTAATACCAACAGGTGATGCAGCCCCAATTAGAGATCGTTATAATAGGATTCCACCAAAATTATATCAAGAAGTAAGGGGACTCTTAAATAACATGCTTGACAATGGTATTATTCAGGAGAGTTATAGTCCTTGGGCAGCACCTGTAGTGCTTGTCAGAAAGAAGGACGGCACCCTTCGTTTCTGTGTAGACTACAGGCGGCTGAATAGTGTTACTCATAAAGATTCATATCCTTTGCCTAGAATCGAGGAGTCATTGGCTTCATTGAAAAAATCTAGAGTGTTTTCAACATTAGATCTAGCACATGGGTATTGGCAGGTGGGGGTGCACCCAGCTGATAAAGAGAAGACCGCCTTTGTGACACCAATGGGGCTATATGAATTTAATCGGATGCCGATGGGGTTATGCAATGCCCCAGGAACTTTTCAAAGACTGGTCGAAAGCTGCCTGGGGGACCAAAATTTTGAAACTCTGTTGCTTTATCTGGATgatataattgttttttcccCTTCCTTTGAGGCCCATATTGCCCATTTAGATCTAGTCTTCAGCCGTCTGGGAGACTTCGGCCTAAAGGTCAAACTCAGTAAGTGTTCCCTTTTTCAGAGCCAAGTTCATTATTTAGGCCATGTGATTGCCGAAGGAGGGGTGTCACCAGATCCAGAGAAGTTGCGGGCAGTGGAGGCATGGGTAACCCCTCAAAATATTACTCAGTTGCGGGCTTTTCTAGGCCTAGCTGGATACTATCGACGTTTTATAAAAGACTTTGCCCGGATTGCAGCACCACTGAATTCAATGTTGTGGGGGACATCAAAGCGGCGTAATCGACTGGCTAGAGGAAAAACAGACTGTTGGGCATGGGGAGAGTTACAGGACATTGCATTTAAGAAATTGAAGGAGAGTCTTCTAGAAGCACCCATATTGGCATATGCTGATTTTGAGTTGCCATTTTTGTTGTATACTGATGCCAGCCAGACAGGCTTGGGAGCAGTATTGGCACAGGTTCAAGAGGGGAAGGAGAGAGTAATTTCTTATGCAAGTAGAAGTCTCCGACCGACGGAAAGGAATGATAAAAATTACAGCTCATTCAAACTGGAACTTTTGGCTTTAAAATGGGCTATAGTGGAAAAGTTTAGGGAATACCTTGCCGTGTCTCCCTTTACTGTTTTCACAGATAACAACCCTCTGGCTCATTTGAATACAGCAAATCTGGGCGCAGTGGAGCAACGATGGGCGGCCCAGCTCGCAGGATTCCAGTTTGAGGTGCGTTATAGACCAGGGCGGACAAATGGAAATGCCGATGCCCTCTCCAGGTGGCCTGTGAGTGAGAGTTCTGCTGGGCCCACAGAGGATGGGGCAGTCCCATGTGGTGGGGTCGGATATGTTGCATCTGAAGTTGTCCGTGCCTGTGTCCATGCCTTTGTCCCAGTTACTGAGAATGTGGAGGAGGGTCACAAGTTCGAGACAGTGGTACATACAAATCAAGGAGATCAGGTTGGCCCCAGTTTGTTGGTTGAGTGGAAGAGAGCACAGCGGACTGATCCAGCGGTATCACGACTGTGGGTCTATATGGACCGAGGGAGAGGGCCCACTCCAAGGGAGCGAGCAGCGGAAGATCGATCTACTCAAGTGTTGCTGCGACAGTGGGCCCGTCTCTGTGTTGATCAGGGACTGCTGTGCCGGGAGGTATGTGATTCAAAGACATTTGACAAATTGAAACAAATAGTGGTGCCTCAGTGTCTGCAGATGCAAGTTCTGGAATGGGTGCATGATCATGCAGGACATCTGGGGGCGGAAAAGACTTTGAGTTTGGCCCGTCGCCGATTCTTTTGGCCAAGGTTGGCACAAGGAGTGGAGAAGTGGTGCCTGCAATGTGTTCGATGCAACTTGCACAAGACTCCTGCAAATAAAGTGAGTGCCCCTCTTGTATCTATACAATCAGAGTATCCTCTTCAGATTGTTTCTGTGGATTTTTTGTCACTGGAGGCTGCACGCAGTGGGATGTGTAGCATCTTAGTTATGGTGGACCACTTCACTCGTTATGCAGTTGCAGTGCCTACTGCGGACCAGACTGCTGTGACTACTGCAAGGGTGTTGTGGAAACATTTTATACAGCCATTTGGAGGGTTTGATCAGCTGCACTCTGACCAGGGTCCAAATTTTGAATCAAGGGTCATCAAAGAGCTATGCTCATTGTATAACATCAATAAGTCTCATACAACTCCCTATCACCCAGCAGGAAATGGACAATGTGAACGTTTTAATCGGACACTGTTAAGTATGTTGGGCACTTTAAAGGATGATCAAAAGGAAGATTGGGATCAGTACGTGGCAGAATTGGTGCAGGCCTACAATAACACATCCCACCCTTCTACAGGCTATGCCccgtattttttaatgtttggcCGTCATGCAAAATTGCCCCTGGATGTCATGCTGGGCCGGGGAGATGGATTTTTGGGGACAGTTGACAGCTGGGTGCATTACCATCATAAAAGATTAGTGACTGCCTATGATCGAGCCCGAAAACAAATTCAGAAGGCTCAATTTAATCAAAAGAAGGGGTTCGATCGTAAGGTTAAGGGGGAACCTTTGTTGACGGGGCAGAGAGTCATGGTCCTTAATAGGAGGGCCAGGGGACAGGGCAAATTGGACGATAAATGGGAACGGAGTGTGTATGTTGTCATTGCACAACCTAATCTTGATATACCCGTTTATGTTGTTAAAAAGGAAGGGGTTGATGGTGAGGAGAGGGTGTTGCATCGCAATATGTTAAGCCCATGTAAATTTGATATAGCCTTGCCTTTGGAGGGAAAAAGTGTTGAGGTTTTACCTTCTGATTCTGATGTCAATCCTGTGAACAGTAATTGCTGTATGTATCCTCTGGTGGGGGGCTGTTTTACAGGGCCACCAGCGTCCACACAGAGGGATGGAGGAGTGACCTCTAATATGGACATTGCTGAAGAGACATTACAGACTGCATCGAGGGAATGTCCCTCTAGCTTACTTGCTCCACAGACTGAGTATTTGAGGCGGTCCACACGGGCCACAAAGGGCCTGTTGCCTCTACGTTACAGAATGTGA